The sequence below is a genomic window from Corythoichthys intestinalis isolate RoL2023-P3 chromosome 17, ASM3026506v1, whole genome shotgun sequence.
ATCACCGTAACGCagtagcataactcaggcttaaaggTACTCGTTACACCAAATTATggtctgctatcattttaaagtcactcgctgtagtatttcatagcaccttGAAGTATGCTGTCCATTTACTTCGTCTATTTCGTTTATGAAAAACTAACCTGTTTGAAAATCTGTTGAAAATTTAGTAATTTATAGCTATTTCAAAGTACACGCTCCATTGACAAAATATATAGATTCATACAACCAGTTAAAAAATAGATAGGTGCACAGGTTAGGCCAAAAGTAGTTCTAGACTTGaacattttatcttttttttttaattttattattttttttaaatgtatatatattcactGTGTCCATATTTTTGCCCCATCCTGAATATTTAAGTGTATACTTATCACTAGAAAAAGAAAACTGCCATAATTGTACTTCACACTCATTAACATACGGTAGAACAATTATTTACATTATCCGAACAACAATATTGTCACTCCCATTAAAATGTTAACCATCGATGATGAAATATTCAAAGTATCGACAAGAAAGTCTTTCACATTCAACTGACGCATGAAAACAACCCAAGCAAGATGATAAAATgggtcagtgaaaaaaaaaagcgtcatCACTATACTGGGATCAATCCTCTTGACTAGGATTGGCTAGAGccccagaaaagaaaaaaaggatggATGATTTTGTACTGTAAGAACAATAGTATTCATAACATAGAGTCAAACCATGTTCAGTTCTGCATTTACTGTTGAGCTTTCTGCAATGTGGATTAAAATTAATCTCAAACTACACTATTGAAAAGCACACCTATCCTCCTTTGGATTGTAGGCTTGATTGAGTTGAGTAATCATTTTGGTCAGCTCTTTGACTTGTTTTGGATCCCTGGACTTGTTGTTGAATAGGTGATATAGGCCAGAGCACTTACACACAATTTCTAAGAGATGAGGATTTTGTCGTATGTATTCCTCAAGGTCTCCTTCTAGGTCATCTCCATGAGTGATCAGGACAATTGTGTGTTCTCTGATATTTTGACCAAAACTTTTCTCCAGCTTCcccattaaatcattatcaagaTCTGTAATGCGACCGAGCTGAAATACGAGTAATATTATACAATTGTCAGTAATGTAAGATTTACAATTGTCTAGCTCGTCCTGAGAATTAGGTAGCGTGTCTCTGAAGAAGTCTGGAGTGTCGATCACATTCACAGGCATTCCAAACAGATTCTTCACATTTCTCACCTCAACTGTGGTTGTGACCGGTACAGAGCTGGCATAAGATTTGAAAGACATCTTTTTTTTCCTATCAACAATCTGCAAGATGGTATTTGCAGAAGCACTCTTTCCAGTTCCAGAGCGTCCCATGAGTATGATATTGAAATCACTTTCAGCCAGTCCACTGGGCATCCTCCCTGAAAAGGACAATTTTATTTATCAACTAAATTATAAAATAGCCCTTAGGATAAAGCATACATCTAGGACCTGCAGCTCTTGCTGGATGTGGGTGATATTTCAGTGCGGTGATTAGATCTCCTTGACTGACGTTGTCTTTATTCGTTGCACCAGATGCAGTCAAGATGCAAAGTATGATCATCAATTAGTATTTGCTTGAAATACATGCAAATTGTACAACATGCAAAGATTGGAGACGTACGTGCAGTCAATTGTGATGCCCGACCAATTGTGTTGTATCTCCCATAGTTCCATTTTGTAGGTTTTGATTTTGTCTCGGTCTCCACCCCCAAAGACCTTGGCaatgattcaaaatgtcatttcatTGAATCTTAAGAAACAAAATGCTCTTTTTATAACTATAAAAATCAAGAACATTTTACCTTCTTATCTTTAGTTCTTTCCTTCTTTGCTGTACAACTCGGTGACTGTAATCTTTATAGTCAAACAGAAATGATTGACGATCCGCACCCCATTTCTTGCAGTCACTGGCCAGGTTTTCATCGAGCATTTCTAACTGAATGTTGTTATCTCTCAGATAAAGAAGTGAATTGTACAATTCCTGTTTATTAAAAATGACAATCAAATGATGTCTGATTGAGTTTCCAAAGACTTCCTCGAGTCTTCGAATTTGAGCTACCACATCGTCAGAGCTTGAGGTTTCAGAATCAACAGCCAGGAGGAACAATTCAGGACCAGGGTAGGACAAAGCCATGAAGTCAATTATCTGCTGGTTTGGAGTGGAGCATCCTTCAAAGAAATTTGGGGTGTTGACAACTTTGAAAGAATCGTTTTCTTCCACACTGAAGTCATttgacattgttttaaaaacatCTTCATTTGCAAGGATCAATTTTCCGATGAAATTCTTTAATATAATTCCGTTTCCAAAAAGAGCAGTCGTCAAAGGTTGTTGATACCCTGTTGAAACAAAAA
It includes:
- the LOC130905531 gene encoding uncharacterized protein LOC130905531 isoform X2, which encodes MAATMNDKNPSRYQQPLTTALFGNGIILKNFIGKLILANEDVFKTMSNDFSVEENDSFKVVNTPNFFEGCSTPNQQIIDFMALSYPGPELFLLAVDSETSSSDDVVAQIRRLEEVFGNSIRHHLIVIFNKQELYNSLLYLRDNNIQLEMLDENLASDCKKWGADRQSFLFDYKDYSHRVVQQRRKELKIRRSLGVETETKSKPTKWNYGRYNTIGRASQLTAHNVSQGDLITALKYHPHPARAAGPRWRMPSGLAESDFNIILMGRSGTGKSASANTILQIVDRKKKMSFKSYASSVPVTTTVELQISLAHRSGLILAHSPLQNCCTSVKFLGCLA
- the LOC130905531 gene encoding GTPase IMAP family member 8-like isoform X1: MAATMNDKNPSRYQQPLTTALFGNGIILKNFIGKLILANEDVFKTMSNDFSVEENDSFKVVNTPNFFEGCSTPNQQIIDFMALSYPGPELFLLAVDSETSSSDDVVAQIRRLEEVFGNSIRHHLIVIFNKQELYNSLLYLRDNNIQLEMLDENLASDCKKWGADRQSFLFDYKDYSHRVVQQRRKELKIRRSLGVETETKSKPTKWNYGRYNTIGRASQLTAHNVSQGDLITALKYHPHPARAAGPRWRMPSGLAESDFNIILMGRSGTGKSASANTILQIVDRKKKMSFKSYASSVPVTTTVEVRNVKNLFGMPVNVIDTPDFFRDTLPNSQDELDNCKSYITDNCIILLVFQLGRITDLDNDLMGKLEKSFGQNIREHTIVLITHGDDLEGDLEEYIRQNPHLLEIVCKCSGLYHLFNNKSRDPKQVKELTKMITQLNQAYNPKEDRCAFQ